In Zingiber officinale cultivar Zhangliang chromosome 6A, Zo_v1.1, whole genome shotgun sequence, a single genomic region encodes these proteins:
- the LOC121996472 gene encoding transcription termination factor MTERF8, chloroplastic-like, translating to MMKRLHYFSFCKTVYFARSPHPHYASLLFAVLPYSDSATAATAASATGKHMFMVQYLVDSCGFDQEKATEASKLLKGIQSRQQPDSVLAFLKSYGFDDASVKRLLLYFPKCLLLDVEKTLAPKFRAFEDLGFSPSDIVDLVWSNPSTVKIKHERTVPKIEFWQGLLGSKDALVKLFKRNRAILSYSIEKKIQPNLELLRECGLDGPKLTSVLRFCPLIVAQNADFLKTLISRAEDLGVPQTSGMFHITLRALLMVSPEKFKMQMELFRSFGWSEDNFVAAFQKCPSFTQASLTALQRKMEFLINEVGYASSFIAIRPILLIMSLERRLIPRHRILATLKSRGHCESDYKVTSYMMASETKFVEKYIIIYKDRYPDLSELYASLNHTNTSDSGLQ from the coding sequence ATGATGAAGAGGCTACATTACTTCTCCTTCTGCAAAACCGTGTATTTCGCTCGTTCTCCTCACCCCCACTATGCTTCCCTCCTCTTTGCCGTCTTACCTTACTCGGACTCCGCCACCGCCGCCACCGCCGCATCCGCCACCGGGAAGCACATGTTCATGGTCCAATACCTCGTCGACTCATGTGGCTTCGACCAGGAGAAGGCCACCGAGGCCTCGAAGCTTCTCAAGGGCATCCAATCCCGGCAGCAGCCCGACTCCGTCCTTGCTTTCCTCAAAAGTTACGGCTTCGATGACGCATCAGTAAAAAGGCTCCTACTTTACTTCCCCAAATGTCTTCTTTTGGACGTAGAGAAGACACTTGCCCCAAAGTTCCGAGCTTTCGAAGATCTGGGTTTCTCCCCATCCGACATCGTCGACCTCGTCTGGTCGAATCCCTCCACCGTCAAAATCAAACACGAACGCACTGTGCCTAAGATCGAATTTTGGCAAGGCCTTCTCGGGTCCAAGGATGCGCTGGTGAAGTTGTTCAAGAGAAACCGAGCGATTCTTTCATACAGTATCGAGAAGAAGATCCAGCCCAACCTTGAGTTGCTCCGGGAATGTGGCTTGGACGGCCCAAAGCTTACCTCTGTGTTGCGGTTCTGCCCACTGATCGTGGCACAGAATGCTGATTTCTTGAAGACCTTGATCAGTCGCGCGGAGGACTTGGGAGTGCCACAGACATCGGGGATGTTCCATATTACTCTGCGTGCACTCTTGATGGTCAGTCcagagaagttcaagatgcaaatgGAATTGTTCCGGAGCTTCGGGTGGTCAGAGGACAATTTTGTTGCGGCATTCCAAAAGTGTCCTAGCTTCACACAAGCGTCTTTGACGGCATTGCAGAGAAAAATGGAGTTTTTGATAAATGAGGTTGGATATGCTTCTTCTTTCATTGCTATACGTCCGATACTATTGATAATGAGCTTGGAGAGAAGGTTAATTCCAAGACATCGGATCTTGGCAACCTTGAAGTCTAGGGGTCACTGTGAAAGTGATTACAAAGTGACGTCATATATGATGGCTTCTGAGACCAAATTTGTAGAGAAGTACATTATCATCTATAAGGATAGATATCCAGATCTGAGTGAACTCTATGCAAGCTTGAATCACACAAATACTTCTGATTCTGGACTTCAATGA